One Labeo rohita strain BAU-BD-2019 unplaced genomic scaffold, IGBB_LRoh.1.0 scaffold_30, whole genome shotgun sequence genomic window, CACAATATCAAAACCAGCCTCCCCAACACACTCGATCCGCTCCAGTTTGCATACCGTCCAAACCGCTCCACGGACGATGCCATTTCCTCCACCCTCCACCTGGCTCTTACTCACTTAGAAAACAAAGACTTATGTTAGAATGCTGTTCATTGACTTCAGCTCAGCATTCAATACAATAATTCCACAAAGAGCTCATCAACAAACTAAACCTTCTGGGCCTTAACACCTCGCTTTGCAACTGGATCTTGGACTTTTTAACTGGAAGACCTCAGTCAGTCCGTGTCGGCCACAACACCTCAAGCACTACCACACTGAGCACAGGTGCCCCACAGGGCTGTGTTCTCAGCCCGCTGCTCTTCACTCACCTGGACCACCAATACCATGTCACGCTCAAAGAAGGCACAACAGCACCTACACTTTCTCCGCCGGCTGAAAAGAGCAAGTCTCCCTCCACCCATCCTCACCACATTCTACAGGGGAACCattgagagtgtgctgaccagctgcatcactgtctggtacgggaactgcagtgctgctgacccCAAGACCCTACAACAGACAGTGAACGCAGCCTCAAAGATCATCGGTGCCCCTCTCCTCTCCCTTCTGGACATTTTCCTTGCACAATGCTCAGGTAAAGCCACCAATATTGTGAAGGACCCCACCCATCCCTCCCATcatctcttccagctcctgccatcaggaagactcaaaaaaaacctcaaaacacaatttttgcaattctgagtgtgctacacacaggtgagtgggctggaCAAACCACTTGTAGTAATGCATACTTTCATCTctatatgcaccagacactttaCTATAAACACTACATGTACACATAAAACATTGTGCACCTCTGAGTGTGCTACCtacaggtgagtgggctagaCAAACCACCTGTGGAAACGCTCTTTTCTCTCTATGCACCAGGCACTTTCTTAGTGTAGTCTagtgtatttatattcatatatatgtatatttatgtagcactgtggtcctgtgagacacaacatttcgttccactgtatgtccacacatgtagcagaatgaaaataaagcttgacttgacttgactaatGTCTCTTTTACGATTCCGATCAAACTCTAATGCTTTAGTATTGtaggaaaaatattttctgtggccaagaaaatgtCATTTCATAAAGTTGATATGAAATTATACTAAATGTTCGCTGGACGAACAGATTAGTTAATGGAAATTTAATTATgttacagttactactggcagctgatataaataactgtaattaatcctaattaattgtaattatttatatacatttacctTTTGAGCTAATTTGCTACAAAGGTTAGGTGCCTCTACACCCTTGTTAATCAGCTGTCATTTTcctcttatttaaaaaaaaaaaaaaaaaaattgggttgtgttaggtttaggggtagggattGGGTTAAGTCTTTAATCCTGGACAgtaatgttgatccaggaacatgtcttaCATGGCACAATCACAGTGTCCCACCACCATCACAACCATACAGAAATATGTTAACATGGACCTTATTTACCCATGTTAGATTTACAGTTTCTCTTCTCCCTTCACATACGTTTTTTGTCAGTCACTCTCAATCATCAATGTTCTGCACGTCCATCAGAAGAAGTGTAAAACAGAGTCATGTCCCAAATGTTTGATCTTTATTAAGCAATTCACATTGATTTGTACTTTGCTTAAAAGTAACAACCCCATCCCAATAGTTGTTATCCAGAGGGTCCACAAAGATGAAAACCATTAAAGATACAGTAGATAATACAAAgataaccctggtgaaaaaaacggCATATGCTGGTagttatgttttgatgctgggatgctgggaTGGTGGTGTCAAATTTAGCGCCTTAACACAGGCGATTAattttaacacattaaaaatatttaatgcaaggGCTGGGCTAGCTTTGGCCTCCCCACCCACAACCACTAAAGAATTATTTTCTTTAGCGTTTATTTAGACACAGAACATAATAACGAGCACATTAAACAGAAATTTTTCAGATGCGCACTCCGTCACCCCAGTGCCAAGCGTGAGTCAAACGAGAAGAACAACACTGAACTgcagtcagatgagatgttgtcaggtcatatgtcagtaaaaatgaaTCTTACTGTCCTGTCAGCCATAATACTGTGCTTGTAGCGCGTGCTCTTaaagtgcacacacatatatgccCGCTTTATTAGGCCATAGCCTATTAAAGCTCTGTATCATATTCAAACCCAAAATGAAACTACCAGTGATGAAACTATGATCCGCTTCAAGTTAAGCAGCGGCAGTTTTTAGTAACACCAGCCATAATATCCAAataaccagctgctgtgatgtctgttaaccaaagattagatttagattttagattttaaatttagctaaaatttaaatttaaattttcagcaCAGGTAGGTATATGACAgttattataatgggttttctgttgtaagttcacttaaattacaagtctaatacatgttaaattaaaagctctcaattatactgtaatgctgaatggctatagtcaaatgttaaatattacgAAAAAATTCATAGAGACTTGAGTTGGTATCAGTCATACTTGGTATCAGTCATACTTGCcttcagtaataaaaaaaaaaacctggcattaaacaattttcaaaaaatatacatCCTTTATGTTTTTTCTACATTAATATGAAGATTGATTGTGAAATCATTGCAatgtaaaagtataattaaaaaattgtaatgttaggtaggattaattgcaattaatttcagaaaaaaatgtgattaatttatttaaacatttaatcgATTGACACCACTAGCCCAAATATTAACATAAATCACTGCAGACACAATAACAGCAATCACTGCATACAGATATTTTGGCTTAGCAAAACTCTGCAAAAACACTCTGAGTGACTGATCTTTAAACATTTGTAAAGTGTAGCAGCTATTCTCATTTTCAGACACCATTCGTTCAATCTTTACAAGGAGTTTGGTGACCTGCTCTCTGTTGTTCAGATCTTTGTTGTTCAGCAGGTGAAATCTTCCTCCACACACCTCTGTTAGTCTTGACAACTCTGTGTTTTCTCTTATTAGTTGTTCAGGTGATTCATTTTGAAGCTCGTCTCCATGGGTGAAGAGGACAAAagtgtgtttcatggccttctCTCCAAACATCTTCTTGAAGAAGAACATGATGTCTGCATCTTGCTGAGTGAAAGTGTGTAAAGGAAGAACCAGAAGGATTGCGTATATTCCTGGAGAGCACATGTTCAGTCCTCTCTTTAACTCCACACTCAGATCAATGTCATTTGAATTAAAGAAGTTTGGAGTGTCAATTACTGTAACTCTTCTGTTGGCCACTTCTGCCGTGTGTTTTTGGCATCTGTCAGTAATGGAGGTCAGGCTCAGACCAGACTGAAACACATTTAGACCCAGTATAGTGTTTCCAGAAGCGCTTACTCCTGAACCGGTTTTTCCGATCAGCAGAAGATTAAGATCACAGGTGTTTGAAGACAGATTGATAGTTCGCTCCATCACTGAAAAACACCAGAAATATTGTCCACATATTTAaaggtatgattttttttttttaaaacagctttaaaatgaacaaaaatattcagCAAAGACTGCAGTTCAGATCAGCTTGTCGTCATGCTGCGGTGCATACTTGCTATACCTTGATTATGATTTAACAATAGTGGCCATGTAATAATTAACTTATGATGTATCCTATGTGTATTCAGAAGCATCTCCTTACCCTTAGTTGTTGGTCCAAATCTTTGCAGCAAATTATGCTCGGGTTTCTGTGATCACAGCACAGAGTGACAAGCAGTACAATGATGTTGTAAAATTCACACAGGCAAAACGTCTTTGtgtactttcacttttgattgaCCCGCCCCTCTTCTGAACACATTGTTATGTATCTGTTTTTAAGGGATACTGTGGCATACTTTTTCGTATTTCTTCATAAATGCAGAAATCTACATTTACATCAGGCCAGAATGTAGTGGCTCTtgaagggagagagagagatttaccACTGGCAATTATTCTATTTGTGATGTCTTTGAATGACATCTTAAGTACATGAATACATGAATGTTCAATGTTATTTAACAATTATACAACATCTGCTGTGTCATTTCAAAAAAGCTCTTTGCGTTCCAGTTTCCTTTAAGCAACTTCTTCCTCCGGTGGGTGGAGCTGATGGCACCCTaagacattataaatatacaattgtTCAGAAAAGTGAAACTAAATTGTACAGTTCACGTGTCTGAAGATCCGCATTGCAGTGAGTATTTTTACATCCTTAAAATTGGTTGTAActattgtatattttaacagCAGATACAACAATATAGTTTGACATCACTTTCTAGACAGTGTGTTACAAATATCATAAGACACAGTGAGTTTGATACATGTTCTAATGCTACAGTTTAACAAACTACAGTAGAGGTGAACGAGGGagaattttaatgtaattacaaaCTAAAAGAGTTTAATATGTGGAGGCTGGGGAAGGTTTTACTAGTGCTACCGGAACTAAAAATGATCTCTATTTACTCATACCTCAACAAACAtcaacatgtttgtttttattttcgtTCACATGTATTATTCCCTAATTGCAGATAGCGTTTTTTGTAACacagtgccatctagtggtcttTTTATGAACAACACACACAATCAATGAATATCATTATATAATTTGTGCCTGTGTGTGTCCCaggtgaggggaaaaaacaaaaaacaaaataccaaCCGTAGTTTAAGAGCAGACCTTACCTTAAGTACACAGTACACTTCCATAATGTTATTAAAGTGCTCCATTTTTGCACActaatttaaagtttttagttgtttgtagTATACTTGAAACCGTCTTTCATCCACTTTCAAATATACACCATActtagtaaataataaaaaaaacactttataaaatataagattAATATATAACGaatatatacaaaatgtttttataatcctTTGCcaacatttttacagataaaatacatttattttaagtgtacTGTAATTATGTTAATCAAGTACACTATTATGTCATTGATAGCACGTTTTTCcacattaaaaacagcatttcaaGTATTTTATGCTAAAGGTATACTTACAGTTAAATTGCAAATGAATATAAATGGATAATCCAATAATGTGCTATTAGTGTCACAGGAAATAACAGAGGATTCAGATGCGAGTTCAGCAAATAACAGTTTATTAGAGGAAGCAGAAATCGGCAGCAGACAGAGATCAAGATCTCGGGTGCAAGAGAAATAGTTTACTGGTAATGCAGTGACTACAATGGGCATGAACAATCCAGGACCAAGCAAAATCCAACCATAGAGACAATGAACAGGCCagggctgcgtttcccaaaaaTGTTGTAAGCCTAAGTACATTGTAGACCTATTGCCACCAATGGATCCATGATCAGGCTTACTCTAAAAAACCCTGGGTTAAAAACCCAATTTTGGTCattttggcaacccagtgctgaGTCAAAAAGGGACAAACCCAGCAAGTTGGGTTGAATTATTTGATCCAGCATGCTGGGTTGCTTTCttatggtttaaaattactacactgctgggctaaaatgaacccaaattGAGCTAGGCATCAAATCTAcaaatcttcattttaaaaatcactttaacacacacagaatgactGTCTAaaggtaaatatttattaaaaactacaatgAGAAAACAGTCAAAAGTAACATGAATGCAAGACAAAATGCAGAAAAGTATGCCATTAACAGGTACAGAGTTTTTACTACTATACAAAAACGCTCTTTTACAGTAATTGTACAATTAGTTAATTAGCTTTGTCtattaacaattagttaatagttttgTCATCCCAGTCACCACCTGTTCTTCATCAGTggcctaaaagagaaaaaaaaacataaaaaaaaaaacatttagttaaAATGTAACCATTTCCAAACAGAGGTGCATCCATTTCTGTAAGGATAGGTGTTGGATGACGAGCCGTGAGACAAGGGAACAGTTTAACAAGTGTCTTTTTACTTGACGTGCAGGAGTTAGTTCACATACATGAGACTTCTCTACGATAACACCCTTGAGCATACATAGAGGTGAGCTTAGGAACTGAGAATTTAAAGAAACAGAACACATATATTTGTAACGGGGAgtgagaggcgagcggatccatctgcaagcttttattagcaggatgagacaaaaacatggtcgtacaggcagggtcaaacggtagcaaacaggtatatcacaggcaagacgtagagaataaaccaataaacgagcaagagtccaatgggcaggcggcgagacagtcgAGACGAGAtagccaggcgagggaactaaacacagggaactaggaactcgggaacaagggaaactagggaacgcgaacaataataataacacaacaatactccgtgacTTGCATGGGgtaagaccggggcttttatagcacGCCTGATTGGTCCCAggtgctgacccaatcagcgcgctgcatgacgggagatggagtccggggtgtaatacaacagtctgtgtgaaatgatggagtgagagcgagagcgagaagatctggtggtgagcggaccgtaggtcaccgaccagattcgtaacaataTTCTACTAGACTATTATAATTTCAGCCATATTGTGTGGTAGTTTATTGTCTTTGTCTAACACAGTGCTCTAGAATACTACAATAGCAGACAatggtaacatttattttctaaaaataactcccatcaatctgaaaaaaaaaatcaagctctCCTATGTCTATAAAAGACAGCTCTCTATGTCCTATAAAAGTCCTCTCTATATTTTTGCAGTAGTATACTTTACTGCAATGTACTAGAAATCAGTTTAAATATCAGTGGCATTTAGTCTACTTTTGCAATTGCACTGAAATAGAAACATTCTTTTAATAAGtgtatttatagtttataactttaacaattttagtttattgattttctgtttttataggTCTTGGAGTGCAGCTGAGAACAAAGCAACAGAGAACAATGGTATAAAATCATTAATTCAggcatttttctgaaatgtattaaatcaCAGACATATTTGCCTGCTTAGTGTACTGTTTTGGAGCTAGACAAATGATTATAATACTttattatgaatgtgtctgATAATCATATAATCTCATATAGGATAAGGATCTGCATCACAGAGGATTTCCGCTCAGCAATCTACCTTCAAATAGTGCAGGTGATCTTAACCAACAATCATAATTTAAATCTTATATTGACTACAGAGACACACACGACATGATCacacagaaaatataaacagtatGCAGATTGTTGGTAATATGATGTACATTTTCTCTCTTCTAGGAACACGACTGCAGGACATTGACAACATTAAAATTGTTCTTTTGGGGAAAACCGGAGTTGGGAAAAGCTCAACAGGAAACACCATACTTggagaaaatgtttttgaatgtggAAAACGTCTGAAATCTGTAACACAGAAGTCAGAAGTGAAAAATTCGTTTGTTGAAGGCAGACATGTATCTGTTGTTGATACTCCTGGGTTTTTTGACACAACACTTCCAGAAGAGGAGCTGGCAGTGGAGATTGCAAAGAGTGTGTTTCTGTCTGCGCCAGGACCTCATGCCTTTTTATTTGTACTACCCTTCGATAGATTCACAGAGCAGGAGGAAGAGGTATTGgaagaaattaaaatgatatttggTCAAGATGTACTAAAATTTCTTATACTGCTCTTTACAAATGGGGATGATGTTGACCTGGAGGCATTTAAGTCAGAGGTAAATGAGCATGAAAAGCTAAGAAAAATAGTTGAGAGGTGTCAGGGGTATCACATCTTCAACAAAGATCAAACTAACAGACAGCAGGTGACTGATCTCCTGCAGAAGATTGACACAATGATACAGCAGAATGAAGGAAAACAGTACACTAATGAGATGTTTAAGGAggcaaaacaaattaaacaagatgaagaagagaaaaagaaagatcaAGAGAGATGCAGGTGCTTCGGCTGTTGCTGTAGTTGTGGATTTAAGCGTTTCTGGCAAAATTTCAAGGATTTTTTCAGAAACATTGCAcgtaaattgcataaaaaaagaGATTACAAACGATTGTAGGTAATCCACTAAGAAATCATGCTTTAttcacacaaaatgtttttgatccGTCACACCTTATAACcttttgctgctttttttttttattttctttgtaacaATAATCAGACTCTGTCTTTCtggcttatatatatatataatatatatggcAAAATCATTGTACAATACAAACTTTCGGAAATGCAATAGGCTGGATGAGGAAGTTGTGTTTTGTTCAAGTTCATCTTTATAAGTTCTGTTGTCTAAGTTAAATACTATCAGCTGTTCCTGCCATTGTTATTATGCTAGAGTTGCACTATATGCTATTGTGTAATAGAGAAGTGATGCTTTACATTGTGACAGATCTGCATATCAACACAATTTCCTGCATGCTGTTAAAATCTAGAAATAACATCAAACTATAActataatcaaataaaactgGTTTCTTAGTAAAAAGGTTTTCATTATCCATGACTCGTttgtaaaaaagtattttgaaatgattgCACAAACAGTAATTGCAATGAGCATCTGTAATGAAGATACTGACTCTTGGATGTGTGCGCTGTGACACAAGTAAAGTTGCTGCATCAACTGCTGTTTAAAGCACTTGAGAGATGCTTTTCCAGCGTATAACAGATGCTTACACAGACTGTGATGATGTTTCAACAGTCATCAGCATCATAAAAAATTATcctgcaaaataattttaaaaagtgttaaatttaaaagcaaaaacaaatccTGCACACTACCAAACTATGcaaaaagtatcaaaaacatttatttaggaCATTCCTGTCATGTGACTGAATGATACCTTTATCAGGTATCTTCAAACATGTCATTACAAACTCAACTACATGTAAAAAAGACATTGTGACCAATCACTGCAAAGGACCATCGATTAATAACAATGCTTAATGGGTTCATCatcagctcaaaaaaaaaaaaaaaaaaaaaaaaaacacaacatacaGTCAGATCCATATATATTTGGAcactgacacaattttcatattttcgGCTCTGTATGCCATCAATCAAGATGGTAt contains:
- the LOC127160194 gene encoding GTPase IMAP family member 4-like → MERTINLSSNTCDLNLLLIGKTGSGVSASGNTILGLNVFQSGLSLTSITDRCQKHTAEVANRRVTVIDTPNFFNSNDIDLSVELKRGLNMCSPGIYAILLVLPLHTFTQQDADIMFFFKKMFGEKAMKHTFVLFTHGDELQNESPEQLIRENTELSRLTEVCGGRFHLLNNKDLNNREQVTKLLVKIERMVSENENSCYTLQMFKDQSLRVFLQSFAKPKYLYAVIAVIVSAVIYVNIWASGVNRLNV
- the LOC127160191 gene encoding GTPase IMAP family member 4-like, giving the protein MDKDLHHRGFPLSNLPSNSAGTRLQDIDNIKIVLLGKTGVGKSSTGNTILGENVFECGKRLKSVTQKSEVKNSFVEGRHVSVVDTPGFFDTTLPEEELAVEIAKSVFLSAPGPHAFLFVLPFDRFTEQEEEVLEEIKMIFGQDVLKFLILLFTNGDDVDLEAFKSEVNEHEKLRKIVERCQGYHIFNKDQTNRQQVTDLLQKIDTMIQQNEGKQYTNEMFKEAKQIKQDEEEKKKDQERCRCFGCCCSCGFKRFWQNFKDFFRNIARKLHKKRDYKRL